The window GCCCGCACCAACGCGTGGTCGCAGGAGCACGGCCTCACCGGCGTCAGGACCGTGCTGTACTCGGGCACGATCGGCCTCAAGCACAACCCCGCCCTGCTGGTGCGCCTGGTCGAGACGCTGCGTGAGCAGGGCGAACGGGTCCGCCTCGTCGTCGTCAACGACGGCCCGGCCGTCCCGGTCATCAAGGAGGCCGCGGCCGCCCGAGGCGTCGATCTGACCCTGTTGCCCTTCCAGCCGTACGAGCGGCTGCCCGAGGTGCTGGGCACGGGTGATGTGCTGGTCGTGCTGCTGGCGGCGGACGCCGGGGAGTTCTCGGTGCCCTCCAAGACGCTGTCCTATCTGTGCGCCGGACGCCCGGTGCTGGGCCTGATGCCGGCGGACAACCTGGCGGCGCACCTGCTCCGCAAGGCCGGCTCGGTGGTGTTCGCCCCGGAAGAGTCCTCGCTGGCGGACGCGGCCACGTGGGTCCGCGAGGTCCTGAACGACCCGGCGCGTGCGGAGTCCCTGGGCAAGGAGAGCCGGGCGCTGGCCGAGCGCGAGTTCGCCCTGGAGGGCTGCGCCTCGCAATTCGAGGACATCCTGAGGACCGTAAGCCGCTCCCACACCGGCTGAGCCTTTTCGGCATGGCATGTCTTCTCATCAACCAACATCGGGAGCTCTCGATGCGCGAAATTTCCTACGAAGAACAAACGGTCAAGTCCGGCAATCCGCTGGCGCGTTTCGCTCACCGTACTCGTATGACGGTGGCGGTCGACCTTGTCACCGGGGTATGCGCGAAGAACGGAACCGTCGTCGATTTCGGCGCAGGGCCGGGACTCTTTCTGCACACGCTCGGCGAGGCGCGCCCCGACGTCACGCTCGTCGGATACGACCGGTACATGGAACCGGCGTATTCCGAAGTGAAGTACGCGGAATCGATGGAAAGCATCGCGGCGCAGAGCGTGGATGTGCTGACCGCGTTCGAGGTCTGCGAGCATCTTTACGCCAAAGAACTCGATGATCTGCTCGAAGACGCGGTGCGCATTCTCAAGCCGAACGGCGCGCTCGTGATCTCCGTACCGATCATGTGCGGCCTGGCCATCGTGCCGAAGGTGTCGAACTGGATGATTCGCAGCCGCTCGCTCAAGTCGGAGTACACGCCTACGGAAGTGCTGAAGGCACTGGTCGGAATGCATGTGAGTCGACCGCAGAATCCGCGCACCACACACAAGGGCTTTGATTTTCGTGAACTGCGGGAAGTCGTGAGGGAGCGGTTCTCTCTCGATGCCGTGCATATGAGCCCGGTGCCGAACCTGCCCTGGTGGTTGAGCTCGCAGTACTTCATGGTTTGTCGGCCGAAGCGGCAGCCCTCAAGCAAAACGCTCGTGGATTCACCCGATATGTATCGCATGTGAGATACAAGTAGATTCACGTGAGAGGGGTGCAGGTGCAGGGCAGTCAAGAACGTTGCATGGCCGCGGTCTGTGCCTGGGCCGCTGTACTCATCGGCTTGCTGCCGGGGCTGGTCCTGCAGACCTCCGACGGCCACGTCGGCGCCGCACTCGTCGTGCAGTGTGTCGTCGTGGCGCATACCGGTGGCGCGCTCACGTGGGTGCTCACCGATACGTCAGTACGGCTCGTCGCGTTCGGTTTCTGGCTCTTCTCCTATGTATGGCTCGGGCTGGCGCCGCTGGCCATGCTCGCCACCGACACCTACCCCCTCGGCTACCGGACCGACGAGGCCAACGCCTTCACCGTCACCGTCCTGACCGAAGTCGGGCTCCTCGCCTACAGCGCCGGAGCGCTCCTGGCCGCCAGGCGGGCAGAGAATCGCTCGGTCGTTCTCGGACCGGTGCTCTCCCGCAGGCTCGCGCCGTTGCCCGTGCTCGTCCTGAGCGGCCTGTCCCTCGTGCTCGCGGTCGTGCTCATTCCCCAGCTGGGAGGGTGGGGCGCCTTCTTCACCAGCAGGCAGGCCCTGTGGCAGTCGCAGTCCGCGACGGATTCGGAGCGGACGCTGCGCACCTGGATCCTCGCCGTCCCCGCCTTCTGGGCCTTGGTGGGCCTGATCCACCTGCCCCGCCGCACGACGGGCGACCGGTGGTTGCGCGGCGCCCGCCGGCTGCTGCTCCCGCTGCTGCTCGGGCTCAACGTGGTCGTCAACAACCCGATCAGCAGGCCGCGCTTCTGGGCCGGCACCGTCCTTCTGGTCCTGCTGTTCTCCTGGAGCCGGTTCAACCGCCCACGGGCCTTCCGCATCACCGCCGCGGCGCTCACGGCGGTGGTGCTGCTCGTCTTCCCGTACAGCGACTACTTCCGCTACAGCGAACGTGAAGCCGTCCAGGTGGTGAGCCTGACGGAGCAGCTCACCTCGAACATGGACTACGACTCCTTCCAGCAGATGCAGACGGGTGTCGACCATGTGAAGGAGCACGGCTTCTCGCCGTCGGACGCGCTCGGTCCCGTCGTGTTCATGGTGCCGCGCTCCGTGTGGCCGGAAAAGCCGCAGGCCGTCGGCATCACGCTCGCCCAGCATGCGGGCTACGACTTCTGGAACCTCTCGGCACCGCTGTGGATCGAGAGCTACATGTGGGCCGGTTTTCCCTCGGTGGCGGCCGTCTTCTGCCTGCTGGGTGCGGCCGGGCGCCGTATGGACGACATCCGGGAACGGCTCCGGGACAGGCGGACGACGCTGGCGTTTCTGCTGGTCCCGGCCTTCGCCTTCTACCAGATGATCTTCCTGCGCGGCAGCCTCCTGGCCATCGTGGGGCCGATGCTGCTGCTCCTGGTCGTCCCGCTGTTCATCACCCGCCCCGCCGCCCGGCCATCCCGGTTCCCTTCACCGGCGCTGCCGCCCGCGACCGCCAGCCACGCATCCATCCCTGGAACAGGAGGCATCCGTGACCAGCTCCACCAGCTTCGATGACCGGTACGGCGAACCGGACCAGCTCCGCGACCAGCTGCGCCAGCTGCTGAAGTACCGCGTGACCATCGCGCTGGGTATCGTCCTCGGGCTGCTCGGGGGACTGCTGCTGGTGCTGCTCCGCGCGGGCAGCTACACCTCCACCGGTGAGGTCCTCGTCCGTTCGACGGTGGACCCGTTCAGCACCTTCGGCGTGTCCGTCGACAACCAGGTGAGCATGGGCACCGAGCAGCAGATCGCGCTCAGTGCCTCCGTCGCGGCCCGTGCGGCAAAGGCGTTGCGTGAACCCTCCCACGCCGACACGCTGCTGGAGGAGCTGCGGGTCAGCAATCCGCCGCACACCCAGATTCTCCGGTTCGAGTACACGGCCGGCACGCCGAAGCGGGCGGCCCGGATCACCAACGCGTTCCTCGACGCCTATCTCGCCGACCGCAAGGAGCGGACCGACGCCACGGTGCGGCGGATGGCGAGCGCGCTGAAGAAGCAGCTCGCCCCGCTGACCAGAAAGAGCAACGCGGAAGCCGGCAAGCCCGGCAGCGCGGCTCTGCGGGACCAGATCAACGTGCTGCAGAAGCGGATCTCCGACTTCGAGTCCCGCGACACCACCGGAGGCGACGTCGTACGCAAGGCCGAGCCGCCGGAGCAGCCCGCGGGGCCGGGGCCGGTGGCGCTCATCGGCCTCGGCCTGATGGGCGGACTGGTGCTGGCCGTCCTGCTCGCCTGGCTGCGGTGCGCCTTCGAACCGCGGGTCCGCTCGGTCGGCGAGGCCCAAGGCGCACTGGGCGCCCCGGTGCTGGCCATCCTCCCGGGCACCGGGAAGGACGGCGAACTGCTGGAGGTCGGCCGGGTCGCCAGCAGTCGCGCGGAGGTGTACCGCACGGTCGCCTTCCACCTCCGGCAGGGCGATGCCCGTACGGCCGGCGGCACGCTGCTGGTCGTGGCCCCGAAGCACGACCGCGAGGCCGAGGCGGCCGCCATCAACCTCGCCGCCGTGTTCGCCGAGTCCGGTGAGGACGTACTGCTGGTGGACGCCACCGCGAGCACACCCGGCCTCGCGGCACGACTGCCGCTGCTGAGCGAGGACTTGGGTGACGACGCCGAACCGCTGCGCCCCTTGGACGGCCGGGTCGTCGTCGACGCGGGCACGGCGGGGCGCATCACGCTCTGCCCCGACAGACGGGGTGCGTCCACCGGCGACATCCCGATGTCCCCCATGGTGGTGCGTGCTCTGTCGTGTGCCGCTGCCGGAAGGTCCTCGGTGGTCGTCACGCGGCCTCTGCTGGAACACGCCGACGGTCTCGCGGTCGCCCAACGCGCGGACGGCGTCCTCATCGTGGGCGGCCTGGAGCACACCACACGTGACGACCTCAGGCAGGTTCGCGAGCTGATCAGCTGCTCGGGTGGACACATCGTGGGCGCGGTGCTCTGCCCGGGTACTCGGCGGAGCCTGCTCCGCGGTGCCCTGGACGGCAGCCGCGGGCCGGGGGAGCCGGGCTCGTCCGCGATGCCGGCCACCCGTGCCGAGGGTCTGTCCGGCGCTGCGCACCAGGCCGGCGGCCACCCGCAGGAAGAGCTGATCTCCCAGCCGCAGGGCTCGTCCGCCCAGGACGACACGCTCACCGCCTCCAAAGGATGAGCGCCTCCGGAACGGCCCTTCCCGCCGCCGGTGGGAAGGCCGCCCGGAGCGGGGTCGCCGCCACCGCGCGGGGCGGGTGGTGGGGCTTTCTGGGGGCAGCGGTCAGCGCTGTCTTCGGCTACGCCCTCGTCACCCTGGTCACTCGTGCCCTGGGGGCGCATGGGTCGGGAGCGGTGTTCACCGGCGTTGCCGTCTTCACCATCCTCAGCAACACCTGCAAGCTCGGTGCCGACACCGGGCTGGTGCGCTTCGTCTCCCGTGACGTGGCCACAGGCGGCGGCCGGCAGGTGGGCGCGCTTCTGCGCACCGCGGTCGTACCGGGAGCCGCGGTGAGCACCGGGGCCGCCGCCCTGCTGTTCCTGTCTCCCTCGATGGCCACCTCGCTGCTGCCGAACCTGGCTCCACAGGACGCGGTCACTCTGGTCCGGCTCTTCGCCCTGTTTCTCCCTCTGGCCACGGTCACCCTGGTTCTGCTCGGCGCGACCCAGGGCTACGGCACGGTGATTCCGCTGGTCGGGGTCGAGCAGATCGGCAAACCGGTCCTGCGCGTGCTGATCGCCGTACCGGTCGCCCTGCTGGCCCCGGGTGTGCTGAGTCTGGCCGCCGCCTGGCTCATTCCCTCCCTGGCCGGCGTCGTCGTCGCCTGGCACGCGCTGCGCCGGTGCCGCCGTACGAGCCCCGGGCGTCCCCCCGCACCCGACGCGGCCGCCACACGGCACGGATTCTGGGCATTCGCCGGGCCCCGGGCGATCTCTTCCGTCTTCGACATCAGCGCGGTCTGGGTGGGCGTCGTCCTGCTGTCCTGCCTGGCGACGAGCGAAGAGGCGGGCATCTACACCGCCGTCGGCCGGGTCGTCATCGCGGCCACGCTGCTCCAGCTCGCCATCCGGCTGGCCGTCGCTCCGGAGATCAGCCGGCTCCTCGCCGTGGGCGACATCCCACAGGCCCGCCATCTGTACCGGGTCTCGACGCGCTGGATCGTGCTGTTCTCCTGGCCGCTGCTCGTCCTGCTCACCTGCTTCCCGGGCACCGTCCTGTCCTTGTTCGGGCCGGAGTTCGAGCAGGGGGCGGCCGCGCTGGTGGTGCTCTGTATCGCCTCGGCGGTCAACGTGGGGGTGGGAAACGCCCAGACGGTGCTGCTCATGGCAGGCAAGAGCTCGTGGCATCTGGCGGTCACCGGTGTCGCGTTCACGGTGCAGCTGACGGTCGGCCTGCTCGCCGTACCCCGCCTGGGCGTCCTCGGAGCCGCCCTGTCGTGGGCAGCGGCGACCGTCGTCGAGAACCTGGTCTCCGCCGCGCTGGTGCGGCGGCATCCGGGCTTCACGATCATCGACCACGGATATCTCCTGGCGACCGCCGCCGGCCTGTGTCTCACGGTGCCGCTGGTCCTTCCCGCCAGGCTCCTGGCAGGTGACACGGCCATCGGACTTGCCGTCGCAATCACCATGGGATTTTGCGTATTCGGTATAAGTTTGTGGCGATTTAGCGCCCCCCTGGGGGTGCGTGAACTCGTCGGTGTGCTGCGCGAACGCGCCACTTGAGGCCGTCTCAGAGCCGAGACCGCCCCTGCTCCTCCCCTTCTCCCACCCGTACTTGCTGCAACCAGGGATGTTCCATGCGCCTGAGAAAAAGCACGAAGAGGGGGGCCACCACGGCTTCGGCTGTGGCCCTCCTCGCGGCTGCGTCGCTCATCACCGCTTCGAGCTCGGCAGCCGACGGCGACGAAAAGACCCTGACCGCCGACCGTTTGGCGACCTGGCAGACCGACGGCATCGTCTGGTCGATCGAGTACGCAGACGGTGTCGTGTACGTCGGCGGAACCTTCGGCAAGGTCCGTCCGCCGGGCGCGAAGCCCGGCCAGAGGGAGGTCGCACGCAAGAACTTCGCCGCGTTCGACGCCGCCACCGGCAAGCTGCTGCCGTGCGCCAAGTCCTTCTCCGGCGCGGGTGACACCGTACGGGCGCTGAAGGCGTCGCCGGACGGTGAGGTGCTGTACGTCGGCGGCTCGTTCGGCAAGGTCGGCAAGGCCGATGCGTCCAGTGCGGTCGCGCTCAACACGGCCGACTGCTCGCTGCGCAAGGACTTCCGTCCGCACATGTCGTCGTTCGTGCGGGCGATCGAGGTCACGGACGCCGCGGTCTATCTGGGCGGCGACTTCACGATCGTCAACGGTCAGAAGAGGCAGCGCATCGCGGCGTTCACCCCCAGCGGTTCGCTGCTGCCGTTCAAGGCGGAGATCGACGCCCCCGTGCGGGCCATCCTCGCCGCGCCCGAGTTCGGCAAGCTCATCGTCGGCGGCGACTTCCTCGAGGTCAACGACGAGTTCGAGTTCAAGCTCGTCGCCCTGCGCCCCGCCACAGGCACGACGGTGACCTCGTACCCGAGCTGGCTGCCCGTGCGATCGAAGGTAAAGGCGCTGGTACGCGACGCAACCAACTTCTATCTGGCGGCCGAGGGCAAGGGAACGGGCATCTTCGACGGCCGCATCGCCGGCCGCCTCGGCAACGGCGAGATGGTCTGGAAGGACACCTGCCTGGGTGCCACCCAAGCCGTCGCCGTGCACAACGGTGTTCTCTACAGCGGGTCCCACGCCCACAACTGCAGGGACACACCGGGCGGTTTCCCCGAGTACAACCAGCGCCAGCACTTCCTGGCCCAGTCGGTCCGCAACCGGCACATCCTGCACTGGTTCCCCGACACGGACGGCGGCACCGGCGAGGGCAACGGCCCTCGTGCGCTGAAGATGGCCGGTGAAGTCCTCTGGGCGGGCGGCGAGTTCACCACGGTCAACGGCAGGGGGCAGCAGAGCCTGGTCCGCTTCTCGCCCGGGCCCGACCGGGGAGCCCCGGAAGAGCCGCCCCAGCTCCAGGCCTCGGCCTCGGCCGCCGGCAAGGTCACGCTCAGCTGGCGGGCCGCATGGGACCGGGACGACGCGGAGCTGAAGTACCTGGTCTACCGCGACGGCAAGCTCGTGGCCTCGCCGACGCAGCGGTCCGCGGAGTGGAACCGGCCCACGATGACGTACACGGATTCCGTCGCCCCCGGCTCGCGCCATCGCTACCGGATCGCCGTCAGCGACGGCGAGAACACCTCGCCCAGGTCGAAAGCGCTCGTAGTCGCAGCGGTCGCCGACGGGCGTCCGAAGGAACAGCGTTGATGGGAGAACGTCTCGGCTACGCGCCAGGGGTCTTCGACCTCTTCCATGTGGGCCATCTGAACATCCTGCGCCGGGCGCGCGGGCACTGCGACCGGCTCATCGCCGGTGTCTGCTCGGACGACCTCGTGGTGCGCCTGAAGGGCAGGCCGCCCGTCGTCCCGCTCTCCGAGCGGCTGCAGATCGTTCAGAGTGTGCGCTATGTGGACGAGACGTTCGTCGCGACCGTGGACGACAAGATCGGGATCTGGAAGGAAGTCGGCTTCGACGTCATCTTCAAAGGTGACGACTGGCTCGGCACGGAGGTCTGGACGGCTCTCGAAACCGAATTCGCGAGGGTGGGGGTGAAGGTCGTCTACTTCCCCTACACCGTGCACACCTCGAGCACGCTGCTACGGGACGCGCTCCAGCTCCTCGCCCAGCGGAGCCCTTCCGAGCCTGCCTCGGGACAGCTCGCGGGACCGGGTCCGAGAAGTACAGAGGGCTGACGCCGGGCCGGTGGCCTGGTGCTGGTGTGGCTGACGGGTCTGCCGAGGCGGCCCGTCGGCCCCGTCTGACGTATCGTCACATCCCATTCCGCACCATGAGAACCTCACCCTCGCGGGCGGCTCACCACGAGTGGCAGCCCGCTCACGCCTCGTAAAGATTGCTGTGCAGGGCGGCGGGGTCCCAGCCGACCCTCGCTCACCGCCGCGGCCGCCCTGCTGGCGGCAGGCCTGGCGCAGCCGGCATCGGCAGGCCCCGTACCGTCCCCCACCGCCGTGGCCACGGATCGCGCCCCGCGCGCCGCCGCCGGCGTCACCGCGTTGTCCACGGGCTGGTCCAACCAACCGAGCCAAGGGCGGGCTGCTGGGGGTCGCGCTGTCTCCGACGTGGGACGGCGCGAAGGACAAGCGCGTGTTCTTCATGCACACCACCGCGACCGAGGCCCGGGTCGTGCGGATGCACTACGACGGCAAGTCGCTCAGCGGCTACACCGTGGTGCTCGGCGGGCTCCGGCGGGGCTCGAACCACCACGGCGGCAAGATCGCCTTCGGGCCCGACGGGTACCTCTACGTCACGACCGGTGAGGCCACGCAGGCCCAGCTCGCGCAGGACAAGAACTCGATCAACGGCAAGATCCTGCGGATCACCAAGTCCGGCGCCCCGGCTCCCGGCAACCCGTTCGGCAACCACAGCTACAGCTACGGCCACCGCAATCCGCAGGGCCTGGCCTGGGATCGCAAGGGTCGGCTGTGGTCGGTGGAGATCGGCCAGGAAACGACGGACGAACTCAACCTGATCGAGCCGGGCCGCAACTACGGCTGGCCGCACTGCGAGGGCCACTGCGACGACAAGGGCATGACCAACCCGAAGGTCACCTGGGATCACACCACCGCCCCCGCGCAGACTGGATCTGGGACCACTCCAAGGCGTTCACCCGCTACCGCGGCACCGACTGGATGGCCGACCCCTGCCGCAGCTGTTCCCGCCGCGACGAGGACTTCGGCGGCTGCCGCTGCCAGGCGTACGCGCTCACCGGCGACGCCGCCCGTACGGACCCCGCCTGTCGGCTGTCCCCGGACCACGGGGTGATCCGGGCGCTGGCGGACGGCAGTGCGGACGCATCGGCTCCGATCAGGCGGCGGGGACCGGGTCGATCCGAGGGCGCGGCCGCCCGGGTTTGACCTACGTCACCCTCGGGGTATTCTCTCCGGCTCGATTGGCCAGCCCCCTGCCCCATATGGCAGACTGTCCGAGTTGCTCGGTCGAGTGTTGATGCTGCGCGCCTCCCGCCGGGAGGACCGGAAGCGAGTCCCACAGTACTCGTCGCCCTAACTGCCGTAAGGCAGCGCTGGGGCGGACGTACG of the Streptomyces sp. T12 genome contains:
- a CDS encoding glycosyltransferase family 4 protein codes for the protein MRILVHDYSGHPFQAQLSRELAHRGHDVVHSTCPAYVSGKGNLAENAVAGLRFVTIGDHIVLDKGAYVRRLFQETRLGLELARQVRREKPDVAMLGNLPIPTLVVAASALKMLRIPWVLWHQDITAIALRSFAAAGVSRLMGVAARVFEQGEKWSARRASAIVVIADSFVRVHREWGTAHKVTVIPNWAPLDEILPVARTNAWSQEHGLTGVRTVLYSGTIGLKHNPALLVRLVETLREQGERVRLVVVNDGPAVPVIKEAAAARGVDLTLLPFQPYERLPEVLGTGDVLVVLLAADAGEFSVPSKTLSYLCAGRPVLGLMPADNLAAHLLRKAGSVVFAPEESSLADAATWVREVLNDPARAESLGKESRALAEREFALEGCASQFEDILRTVSRSHTG
- a CDS encoding bifunctional 2-polyprenyl-6-hydroxyphenol methylase/3-demethylubiquinol 3-O-methyltransferase UbiG, with amino-acid sequence MACLLINQHRELSMREISYEEQTVKSGNPLARFAHRTRMTVAVDLVTGVCAKNGTVVDFGAGPGLFLHTLGEARPDVTLVGYDRYMEPAYSEVKYAESMESIAAQSVDVLTAFEVCEHLYAKELDDLLEDAVRILKPNGALVISVPIMCGLAIVPKVSNWMIRSRSLKSEYTPTEVLKALVGMHVSRPQNPRTTHKGFDFRELREVVRERFSLDAVHMSPVPNLPWWLSSQYFMVCRPKRQPSSKTLVDSPDMYRM
- a CDS encoding oligosaccharide flippase family protein, translating into MSASGTALPAAGGKAARSGVAATARGGWWGFLGAAVSAVFGYALVTLVTRALGAHGSGAVFTGVAVFTILSNTCKLGADTGLVRFVSRDVATGGGRQVGALLRTAVVPGAAVSTGAAALLFLSPSMATSLLPNLAPQDAVTLVRLFALFLPLATVTLVLLGATQGYGTVIPLVGVEQIGKPVLRVLIAVPVALLAPGVLSLAAAWLIPSLAGVVVAWHALRRCRRTSPGRPPAPDAAATRHGFWAFAGPRAISSVFDISAVWVGVVLLSCLATSEEAGIYTAVGRVVIAATLLQLAIRLAVAPEISRLLAVGDIPQARHLYRVSTRWIVLFSWPLLVLLTCFPGTVLSLFGPEFEQGAAALVVLCIASAVNVGVGNAQTVLLMAGKSSWHLAVTGVAFTVQLTVGLLAVPRLGVLGAALSWAAATVVENLVSAALVRRHPGFTIIDHGYLLATAAGLCLTVPLVLPARLLAGDTAIGLAVAITMGFCVFGISLWRFSAPLGVRELVGVLRERAT
- a CDS encoding adenylyltransferase/cytidyltransferase family protein, which gives rise to MMGERLGYAPGVFDLFHVGHLNILRRARGHCDRLIAGVCSDDLVVRLKGRPPVVPLSERLQIVQSVRYVDETFVATVDDKIGIWKEVGFDVIFKGDDWLGTEVWTALETEFARVGVKVVYFPYTVHTSSTLLRDALQLLAQRSPSEPASGQLAGPGPRSTEG
- a CDS encoding fibronectin type III domain-containing protein; the protein is MRLRKSTKRGATTASAVALLAAASLITASSSAADGDEKTLTADRLATWQTDGIVWSIEYADGVVYVGGTFGKVRPPGAKPGQREVARKNFAAFDAATGKLLPCAKSFSGAGDTVRALKASPDGEVLYVGGSFGKVGKADASSAVALNTADCSLRKDFRPHMSSFVRAIEVTDAAVYLGGDFTIVNGQKRQRIAAFTPSGSLLPFKAEIDAPVRAILAAPEFGKLIVGGDFLEVNDEFEFKLVALRPATGTTVTSYPSWLPVRSKVKALVRDATNFYLAAEGKGTGIFDGRIAGRLGNGEMVWKDTCLGATQAVAVHNGVLYSGSHAHNCRDTPGGFPEYNQRQHFLAQSVRNRHILHWFPDTDGGTGEGNGPRALKMAGEVLWAGGEFTTVNGRGQQSLVRFSPGPDRGAPEEPPQLQASASAAGKVTLSWRAAWDRDDAELKYLVYRDGKLVASPTQRSAEWNRPTMTYTDSVAPGSRHRYRIAVSDGENTSPRSKALVVAAVADGRPKEQR